CGTTGTACGGCGCCGAGTTTTACCTCGATGTCGTTTCCGCGTACGGACAAGCATCGGGGAGCGGCTGGTACGCCGAGGGATCGAGCGCGACCGCGAGCGTGAGTCCGACCCCGGTGTCGATCGGCGGAGGGACCCGCGCGAGGTTCTCCGGCTGGTCCGGGGACTCGACGGGGAGCGGCGCCACGTCCAACCCGATCCTCATGGACGGACCGAAGACGGCCACGGCGAGGTGGCAGGTTCAGTACAGCCTCGCGATCGTAACGACCTACGGAGTCGCCGTCAACGCAGGCTGGTACGACGCGGGCACGTCGGCGACTGCCGGCCTGCAAGCCGGCATTGTGGACCTCGGCCTGGGGAGCCGCGCTGTCTTCGCCGGATGGTCGGGCGACGCGTCCGGTACCGATGCGACCGCCTCCAACCTGATCCCGATGTCCAGACCAAGGACCGCAATCGCCCAGTGGCAGCGTCAGTATCTGGTAACCGTCGAGAGCGATGTCGGAGGCGTTCAGGGTGCCGGCTGGTATGCGGAGAACGCAACGGTGACTCTGCAGGCTTTGGCGCAGGTCGTCCAAGGCGGCACGACCTACACGTTCGCCGGATGGTCCGGAGACCGAACGGGGACCCAGACCGCGCTCTCCTTCACCGCTACCGGCCCGACCTCCGTCCGCGCAACCTGGACGACTTCGTCCGCCACCGGCTTCGACGTCTTGACCATTGGGATCCCGCTCGCCGTCGTGATTGTCATCGTCATCGCGGTCCTGCTGGTCTGGATCCTGCGGAGGAAGCGCGACTAGCCGTCGCGGGCTGGGCCAGGATCACTCGCCTGCACACTGAGCGACCTGGCAGCCTTCCGGTCGTTTCCGCGATGAGCGTCTCGGCGCGTCCCCCAGCCGGGGAGCCTCGCCTCGACCACGCTGTCCACGAAATTGCATCCTGACATCTGTGCGAGCCTCGATGAATGAACCACAAATAGGGAAAGAGCCGAGGCCGTCAGGCCCCAGCATGATGGGACTGAAGCCGAGGTCGTTACCCCTAGATTCCGAATTCCAGTCTAACTCTCCATGAAAATGGGTCCGTCCGGATTTGAACCGGAGTCTAGTGGTCCCGAACCACCAAGGATAGACCAAGCTACCCCACGGACCCGCGGGCGGGCCGAGCGTAAGAGAGGCCTGCCTATAAGTGTTATGAGAAGGTCGGAGTGAGTCACCCGGCAAGCGCGGCCAAGTCGACGTTCGAATCCTCGAGCGGGCGTGTGTCTTGGAAAGCCCGACGCGACGCAATCAGCTTCTGCGCCGCGCGTTCCTCCTTGAGTTTGCGGTTCACCCCGAGGTAGGCCATGATCCGGGGCCCTTTGAGGTAGAACTGGATGAACCCCCCCTGATCCGTGAGCTTGCGTTCCCCGCGCAGCACCACGCGGTCGTGGTCGCTCAAGATGCCGTGGACGTGAATCTTGAGCTCGAACATGTCGGAAAAGAAGTACGGTAGGTCCATGAACGCGACGCCGGCCCCGGCCATGTTCGCGCCCGCAACCTTCCCGTGGCGCACCGCCACATCGTAGTGCTCGACCCGGAGATGCCTCTCGAAGACAGGCGAGTAGAATCGGGCCACGTCCCCGGCAGCATACACGCCGGGCGCAGTGGTCTCGAGTCTCTCGTTGACGACGATCCCGTTGTCGACCTGGAGTCCGGCGGCCTTCGCGAGGTCCATGTTCGGCACGAGGCCCACGCCGACCACGGCCAGATCCGCGGGAATGGCCGCGCCCGTGGCCGTCTCCACGGCTGTGAGGCGTCCGCCATGGCCGATGAATCTCGCGGCCCGCTCGCCGCATCGCGCCTTGATTCCCTTGGCGGTCGCATAGTCCATGACCCATCGGCCCGTGGGTTCATCGAACGC
This Thermoplasmata archaeon DNA region includes the following protein-coding sequences:
- a CDS encoding FAD-dependent oxidoreductase, giving the protein MDDAKYVIVGGGLAGFNAIPAIRERDPDGRIVLLTDERERPYDRVPLSKRYLQGALSRDGVFLRPSEFYAENHVELIAGQKATALDADAKSVTLDDGRGLRYERLLLATGGAPRRLPLPGADLSGIHYLRTLEDSDALKEAMGQAKRLVVVGGGFIGCEVAAAGVLKGLHTTVIEVGPYLLNMAFDEPTGRWVMDYATAKGIKARCGERAARFIGHGGRLTAVETATGAAIPADLAVVGVGLVPNMDLAKAAGLQVDNGIVVNERLETTAPGVYAAGDVARFYSPVFERHLRVEHYDVAVRHGKVAGANMAGAGVAFMDLPYFFSDMFELKIHVHGILSDHDRVVLRGERKLTDQGGFIQFYLKGPRIMAYLGVNRKLKEERAAQKLIASRRAFQDTRPLEDSNVDLAALAG